The window CCTTATGCGATCGCCAGCCGCCAGCCGTGTCAGTGGTGCCGAGGGCGGTTACGTACTTGGGTTTACCCTCCACCAATTCCAACCCATTGAGATGACAGCGATCGTCAGGCGCATAGGCACTGGCAAAGGGAGGTCGCCAGCGGGGGACAAAACTGTGATCAAGATCCTGCGTACAGAGACACGAAAATCGCGTGTTTACAAACCAAAGCCCCTCATTGCCCCAAGCCATTTCGTGAATATCAATATCCCCGGTGACGTGGATATTGCGGGGGAGAAAACAGGCATCGTGTTTGCCCGCAGGGTCGAGTTTGGGGGCCGCAGCAGGCACATTGCGAAATTCCCAGATATACGAACTCGTACCGATCGCCATCTTGCCAGTACCATCAACGGCTAACCCCATGGGCTTTTGGAGTATCCGAAAATGGGTGTTTAGCGTTGCTCCATCGGCGCGAACCAGCACGATTTTTCCCGCCTGATAGGTAGAGACGGCAAGGGATATTCCCAGCTGGTTGAGTAGTTCTGGGAAATTGGTTGTGTGGATGCTGCGAAGTGGTTCCAGGGTGGCTGGAGCTGGGAAAGAAACCATTGCTCTTTTTTGAGTTGAGCCGTGCTAGTCACCTGGTTTCTGCAATCCCTAACCAGATCACGGCTGGGCTTTGAGAGAAACCGGGTGTCGAGTGGGGGCACGCTAAGCGGCTTCGCTCAGCAGGGAATCGAGCCCGCCCCGGCGATCTAGCGCATAGAGGTCATCACACCCCCCAATATGCTGATCGTTGATAAAAATCTGCGGCACGGTTTTACGACCATTGGCCCGGGCTGCCATGCGCACTCGGGCACCCCCATTTCCGTCAATTTTGTATTCCGTGTATTGCACCCCTTTCCACCACAGCAGCAGCTTGGCTCGAATGCAATAGGGACAAGTTTGCCAGGTGTAGATTTCTACGTTGGCGTGAACATTCTCTGTCGGGCGCTTTAGTAGATTTTTTAAAAACATCATCAGTAACAGAATGAGAGTCGTTAGGAATGGCTTGGGCAAGCTGTGCCCATCCTACAACTGGGATACCACACTTTTAGGGGCTTGGCTTTTTCAATCCAGGGTGCAGGAATCGAACCTGCCTAAGGCGAATTATGAGTTCGCTGCCTAATCCGCTCGGCCAACCCTGGTGAGTAACCACAATTCTAGCGGACAACTTTAGTCAGGAATCGAAAGTGGTTATTTATTGATAGGGAATGGGGGAAAAGGGAATGGGAAATAGGGCATTGGGTTCCTGCGTCTATCCCACTATCTACTTCCTCAAGCCTACTACTCCCTCATGTCTCCTAGCGCCAGCTGCCGACCAACACGTAAGGAGCCCAGTATCGGGGGCGACCTGGATATTGTTCCATAAGGGTTACTTGCGCCTGCCGCAGGGCTTCGGCACGGCTGATGCCGGGTTTGCCCAGGTTTGCATATAGGGTTTCAGCAAAGAGTACGCTGGCGGTATCGTCTACGCTCCAGAGGGTGGCGATGGTGCTTCTGGCTCCAGCTTGTACGGTGGCGCCGGCGATGCCGAGCACTTCGCGGCTGTCTCCGGTTGCGGTTTTGCAGGCGCTGAGGATGAGCATTTCTAGATGGGTCGCTGCCTGGCGACGGCTTTCAAACACCTGACCCAACGTGTCGATATCGATACGACCATCGGCGGCCAAAATGAACGTGTTTTGGCGATCGCTGCCGAACTGGCCATGGGTGGCCAGGTGAACGATGGTGTAATCTGTCTCGCTGAGTTGGCGATTGAGGGCTTCACGGGTGAAGGCTTGATCCTTCAGCAGGGTTGTGGATAGGTTCGTGGCTGCGATCGTGTCGAGTTCAACATTGACGTTGGGCAATGGCCCATAGGTGCGAGCTTCCGCTGCAGGGGGATGGGTGAGGCTGGCGGCTAAGACCTGCAGCTGGTCTTGGGGGGGCAAGGTCTGAGGATCTCGCACTTCTAAGCCCAGGATCAGCGATAGGGCATATTTTTCAACCAGAAAACCTTCGCCATCATGGAGGGTAGCCATGGGGATCAAGCGCAGGTCACCATCCAGAACAAAAATCAGCGTTTTGATGGCGTCTGGGGATAACAGACCCTGGTCAGCCGCGGGCTTCAGCAACCAGTTATACAGCTGTTCTCCATAGGGTTGGGCGTCTACGCCGCTGGTGAGCGCAGTCCGAAATTGCCGCAGGGTGGTATCCACCGTTTGGCGGGAGGCAGGCGCCGCATAGTGTAAAAGATCATCTTGCTGGGGGAGCTTCAGCACCAGCTCCAGGCGATCTTTCAGAAGAATGGCGTACACCACGGCAGCGGTGGTGTCTTTCTCATTCACCACCTGATCAATGCTGACGGTTTTTTCAATACAGGCCGCCTGAAAGAAGTTTTCTAATTCCGCCACCTGCAGCGCTTCCATGACATCCCGAGCTTGCCGTAGCCGAGCCTGATTCTGGTCTCTATTGGCGCTAACTTGGGCTTTGTTCTGGGCACTGGCTCGCGCTTCGGTTTGCAGGTCGGGGACGGATGCTAATAACAGTTCGACTAACTCGCGATAGACAGGTTCTACGCTTTTGCGGAAGGAGAATTGCACATCGGCATTGGCGGTTACCAGGTCGCTGCGAAGACCCTTCAGAGTTTCAAAGGCATTCGTGTAGGCGGCGATCGCGTCATCCGACTGGGCTTGCGTTTTGAGGATGCGCCCCAGCTGCCACTGCCAGCGGTAGCTAATGTCATCGGCCCGAATCGGTTGGGCCAGAGCCAGGGCCCGGCGGGAAAGTTCCTCGGCGGCGTCCCATTGGCCGGTTTGCTCATAAATGTGGCCCAGGGTGCCCAGAACTAACGACTGACTCCGCACATCGCCCAGGGCCTCTGCTTGGGCTTGAGCCGGGACGAGGAGTTCAGCCACCTCTGCCCAACGAGGAATGGCGCGATCGCGCTGCTGTTTAAGGGCAATCAAATTCTCGGCCAGTCCGGTGTAGCCATAGATGGTGGTGCGACTGGGGGGGAGTTGAGACAGCCGTTCCTGAATGGTGGGATAAAAGGCGACGGCCTGCTCCCACTGGGCCACCACCGGATGGGTGAGTAATCGCATCAAGTTAAGGCGAGCCTGGATGCCCAGTTCCCCCTCTGCCAGATCCACCACTTGTTGGTAGTAGCGGAGGCTGGCCTGAGCGTGTCTTTGCGCCAGTTCGCGGCCTTTGCGTTCAAAGGTGGTGTTGAATTTTCCCTGCTCCAGGTTCCCAAGGCTGAGGGTGGCTGCAGCCATTAATGAATTGTTTTTTAATCCTTGCCCGATCGCGAGGCTGGTCTGTAATGCATCTCCAGCTCGGGCTAAATGCCCTGTAGCCCGGAGGCTATCTCCCAACTGCCGTAGAATAGTTGCTTTCATCGCCGAGTCGGGTTCGTCAGCCAGGTCGTCGGCCAAATCTTCCAGGGTGCGAAAGACTTGCTGGAAAAGCCCTTGGGCCTGCAGGGCCTGAGCCTGATGCAGACGACTGAGGGCCTGCCGTTGCGTATCACCTAACTGGGTGTAGAGTTCAGCGGTTTGTTTCCAGGTTGTGAGGGCGGCGTCAGATTCCCCCCGAGCAAAGTAGAGTTGTCCTTGCACGTCTAACATTTGGGCCTGGACGCCCTGGGGCACGGCCTGACTTTCCAGGCGTCCCCAGGCTTGGGTGAGGGCATCCTCGGCTCCCGTCCAGTTTCCCAATTGCTGATAGATCAGCGAGAGATTGCTCAGGGCGATCGCCGCTCTGAGGGTGTCCCCCTGGGTTCGGTACTGTTGCTGGGCTTGCTGTAGCAACGTTGCAGCGGCTTGATATTGCCCCTGGTCGTAGGCCACTTGGGCCTGTTGTTCTGGGTTTGCCTCAGCTTGGGCCAACTGAACCGGTGACTGGGTGGTTGACCAAGTCGCTGTTGGCGTGGCGGCTGGGAGATGGGCGATCGCGGGACGTCCTGTTGTCACACACAGGATCAAAGCCAACAGCCCTAGGAGCCAGTATCGAAATTGCTTGAATCTGCCCATGGGTCCCTATAAATTCCCTGCAAATAATTTTTTCTAAAAGAATGAATAGCCCAGGGAGAAGTAAATTCCCTGTTCTTGGAGCGTATCGTTATCGCCATCGGTGCTGATGAGCGGGATGCCAAAATCTGCCCTGACGTCTAAATTTTCCACCTGTAGCAGTAGCCCGGTGCCGATGCTTAATAGGCTGTTGGGGTCAGGGTCGGCTTCTTGGGTATTCCACCCCACGCCGCCTTCAATGAAGGGGGTCACTTGCAAAAGGCCGTCGCTGTTGCGATCGCGCCAAATTGGCAGCCGCACCTCTAAAGAAAGATTGGCCCCGTTATCGGTTAGCACTTCATCCTGGCTATAGCCCCGCACTGTAGCCTGGCCGCCCAAGCCGTAGCGCTCCAACGTTAGCAGCGGATCAGGGGTGAGCTGTATGCTCCCCCGCAGCAACAAGGGGGTGTCTGGCCCCAACAACTGCACCCATTGCCCCTGCCCCAACCAGGAAAAGAACTGACTATCGGGAATATCGCCGCTGTTGACGGTGGAGCCCAGGGCATCTAACCCCAGGTTGAATTGCGATCGTAGGGCAATCACCTGCTTCGGGCTACGCTGGCTCCATTCTTGGAAAAATCGCAGCGCCGTCACCGCAATGCGACCCTCATCATTGGCCCCGGCTGACAGAGGAAAGCCACCTATGTCGGCAATGCCCAGAAAAGTCTGGGTGCCCTGGCGAGAGGCGATCAGCCCCAGGGCCAGTTCTTGGGTGGGGGTTTGGATTACAGGCTGCCGCAGGGTGAGTTCCGCCACCGTGGCGTTGGAGGTCACCTCCAATATCTCAAAGGGAGATTCCAATACTTCGCTGCCGGTGTATCCCAAGGAGAAGGATAGGGTGCCGTTGTAGGGGTTGATGGGCAGGGTATAGGCAAAATCCACGTCCTGACTGCCTGAGGTAATGTTGTAGCCCAGGGTCAGGCCATCGCCAAGGCCCGTGAGGTTGCGCTCAGTCAATTGGATTTGGTTGCGGATGCTGCCCACGCTGGGGTTGCGGTTGTTATCGAGGGTGTAGCGCGCGCTAAAGCTGGTAGCTTCGGTAACGGAAACCACCAGCAGGTTGGTGCCGGGGCGGGTGCCTGCTTGCAAATCGGCGGAAATATTATCAATTAAGGGATCCAGCCGCAGGAGCTGCAGTCGTTCTAGCAGGCGATCTACCTGCAGAGGTGCCCCTGTTCCTAGATTGATGCGGCTACTGACATAGCCGGGTAGGAGTCGCTGCGTACCCTCTATCACAATCTCTTCTACACCGCCTTCCACCACTTGGATTTGGACGACACTGTCTTGAATGGCTTGGGGCGGAATAATCGCACCAGAGGTAATGTATCCGTTGTCCAAATACAGCTGGCTGATGGCATCCCGCACCGCCCGTACCTCGGTAAAGGTAATCGGGCGATCCACATAGTCAGTCGTGATGGTTTCAAAGTCAGCCTCAGAAAACACCGTGCTGCCCACTACCTCAAACCGCTGAATAACGATGGTCGCGTCGTCGCCGGGAAGGTTGGTGTCAGGAAGCGAGGGTGGGGTAATGTCGGGGCCCAGCAGTTCTTCAGGGGTGGGGAGGACAGGAAGCGGGGCCTCTTCAGGCAGGGGATCGAGACTCGGAGAAGCACCGTCGGTGTCGGGAAGGTTAGTTTGGGCCAGAACAGCAGGCGGTTGGGGGGTGAGTTCTAGTGGCCCCAATGGTGAATGCTCTGGTGTTTCTATTGAGGGCGGTGTGACCGCTGGCCAGCTCTCCAAGAATGAGGACACTGGCGGGGTAACTGCAGACGGTAAGGGTTTTTGAGCAGGGGCAGCGGCCCTGGCTGCAGACCCACTGAAACTTGGGGTAAAGGGACTTAACAGAAGCAGTAACCCGCCGATCGCGGAGCCGGTTATCGGCAAGTTGAGAGGGTTAACACCATGACAATGGGATTGAAGCATTTAAGAATAAAGGTGTGAGTAAGTATAGAGAGTTGGACTTCATATAGCCTTGTTTGTGCACTTGAATCCAGTGCATCTGAGCCAACACAGGGTCTAGGGTTTGGGGTCTAAGGTGTGCTTTACCCGAATGCACACCGCTATAAGGATTCGGGTTGGACGGTAGCTGCACATAGCCCAGCAGGCGGGAGGCCGGAGTGCTGGGGAGAGGTAGACTCAACGATGGCCACGAAGTAGACATTCCCCTCAGCATCAACCACCATGTCCTGGGCTTCGACTAAGGTGCCTTCAGTCTCTGGTACAGGGGGTGGGCTGACAGCAGCAGTTGAGGTGTCGCCATCGTAGGTAACCCAGGGAATGTCAATGCCCGCAGCAGTGCCCAGGTCACTGGGGCTCGGGGGCAAGCCGCCACGACCGGTGATAACAAATTCACTTGGGTTATCGGTATTGCCCAGGCCACAGCCCGCGACAATTTGGTTGGTGCGGTCTGCTAAATCAACCGGGAGTTCAGTGAGCCCTCGAGCTGGGTCAACATCTAGGGTATTCAGAACAATCTCTCCTTGCAAGCCAAAGGCTGAACTGGCGCTGAGGTCATTGCTCTGGTTGGCTCGCAGTTGGGCAGTTGTGAAGCCATTGGGTTCGGTAAAACCAAAAATGTTGATGGCTTCCACCTCAATGCGCCCACCATTGCCGCCTACGGCATTGGCAATGATGTCGTTGTTTTCATTGGGGCCAGCGATCAAAAAGTCTGTGGAGATGGTCACATTACCACCGTCTCCTCCATTGGGATTGGTGGACTCGGCGTTAATGAAGCTACCTTCCCGCAGGATGATTGCATCCCTGCTTCTTAAGTTGACGTTGCCCCCCCCGGGTAGTGACTCACTGGTGGCAGACAGTACGACGCCGTCATCAAACAGCAGGTCAGTGCCTAGGATATTGAGGTCACCGGCCAGCCCGCTATTGGCGCCGATTGCACCAACGGTCAGCTCGCCCTGTCCTTGAATGGTCAGGGGGCCGTCGTTTTGTACGGTGAAGCTGCCACCTCGGCCACTGCCGGTTGTCGCGGCGGCCACTCGTCCCCCATTGGCAAAGCTCAGCTGAGCGGTATTGATCCGAATGTCGCCGCCCGCGCCAGCTCCGCGGGTCGAGGCCGACAGTTGAGTGCCGTCAATGGCCACTTGGGCCGCGTTGATGTCTAAATCACCGGCTCGCCCATTGCCTTCGGTGTCGGCGGTAATGGTACCGGTGCCTTCAATGGCGAGGGCATTGGGTGCATTAAATGTCAGGTTGCCGCCCCTGGCTTCGCTAGAGGTGGTAGCAGAAATCTCGGTGCCTGCCCCCAAGTTGATGCGGGGGGTATTGACCGCGATGCTGCCTCCCTCACCTTCGGCGTTAGTGCTCGCAAAAATACCGCTGCCCGCGCCTTGAATCGTCAGGCTACGATCCGCATTGACCCGAATGTCACCACCTGATCCGGTACCGCTGGTTGAGGCCGATAGTCGAGTGCCGTCAATCACGATTTGGGTTGCGTTGACATCCAAATCACCGGCTCGTCCGCCGCTTTCAGTATCTGCGGTAATGGTCCCGGTGCCTTCAATGGTGAGAGCATTGGGCGCATTAAACGCCAGGTTGCCGCCCCTGGCTTCGCTAGAGGTGGTAGCAGCGATCGCGGTTCCTGCCTCCAAGTTGATGCGGGGGGTATTCACCGTGATGCTACCCCCCGCACCTTCAGCATTAGTGCTGGCAAAAATACCGCTGCCCGCACCTTGAATCGTCAGGCCGCGACCCGCTTCAACTTCAATATTTCCGGCAGCACCCGTGCTGGTTGTATTGCTATTGATTGCGCTATTAATCAGCGTGATATTGCCAGGACTCGCTGTTGTGATGTTTCCTGCAGCGCCAGGCCCGTTGGCATTGCCAAGAATTTGGACGGTGTCGAAGGTTAGGTTGCCCAGACTGGTGATGTTGGTGTTGCCAGATGGGCCAAATCCATCTGTACTCAGGGTAATAAACTCAGTAGGGGAAATTGGGTTTCGAATACTGATAGTGCCACTGGTCGTCAAGTCTACGTTCCGGGCAGTTAAATCGCCAGTACCTTGAATTTGCACATCACCAGAAATGCCGTCTGAAGAGAGCGTTTGCACATCCAGACCGGATATCACTTCCCTCGCGACTAGTGTGACCTGTCCCCCATTTCCGGAGATCTTCCCGTCTGTCTCGGCCACCGCAAAAGCAAAGACATTGGCATTCGTTTGAATACTCCCGTCAGGGTTAACGACAACCACGGCACCGGCACTACCTTGAATGTTGCCGTTAGGGGCACTGAGGACAATTGCTCCCCCATCCCCAGCGTTACCATCACTGGAAAACGATGACGAGGCTAAGTCTTGATCAACGGTAATGTTGCCAGAGGCGGAAGCAATCTCAATATTTCCCCCATCCCCCGCATTTCCTGAGACTGGAATAAACGAAGTCCCTGGAGGAGAGTTTACGATTGAATCGGCAAATGAGCCTGAAAACAGAGAGCTGCGGATTGCAACGTCACCTGAAATGGACGTGAGCGAAATATTGCCACCATTGCCAGCATCCCCTGAAACGGAACTTGACATGTAGCCTGAGTTAGGCGGGGCGTTACTATAGGACTCAATCGAGAATGAGCCTGAGAATGAATCCAAGGTGTTATTTGCTGTGATATCGCCTGATATGGAAGAAATAGAGATATTTCCCCCATTACCAGCATTCCCTGAGACAGAGCTTGCATTCTGAACTAAAGATGAACGCGCTCTTGAAGCCGAATTTGATAGTACCTGTCCATTCAGAGTGATATCACCTGAAGTGGAAGCGATCGCAATATCCCCACCATTACCAGCATCCCCTGTTACCGTAGTTTCCCTTGAATTTGATGTCGAGCTTGAGGCCAAACGATTGTCGATGGTAATGCTGCCCGAGGTAGAGGATATTGAAATGTCTCCCCCATCCCCCGCATCTCCTGAGGAGGATTGAATCGATCCATTCGATAACGAACGCGTATCCAGAAAATCCTTAAGTGTGATGTTCCCGGAAGTGGAAGCAATGGAAACGTTGCCACCATTGCCAGCATCCCCCGAATCTGCCAACGGATCTGGAGTTGAAAATGAAACCGCACTCAAATAGTTATTGAGGGTGATATTCCCTGAAGTTGAGGTGATCGAAATATTTCCCCCATTTCCGGCATCCCCTGAGTTGGCTTCCGACTGCGATCGCGAATTCAACCTCCCATTAGTTGTGATGTCCCCTGAGATAGAGGAAATGGAAATGTCTCCGCCATTCCCGGCATCGCCTGCCGGTGACGTTGCAAACGCAAGGATATCACCCGCAATGGAGATATTGCTATCAGCTACGAGGATAATTGGCCCCCCGTCACCACCACTGCTATCAGAGGTATCAATACCACCCACCACAATGCTGCCCGGTGGTTGCCCTGCTACCGTACCAGCTGTAAAACTCGTGTTCAGGTCACCAACGTTGGTTTGAGGTACATTGGCCGCACCCACTGAATCAACCCCAGCACGCAAAATCACAGCCGAGCTGCTGTTGAGTAAAGCAGCATCAGGATCGGTGGCGGGTACCCCGATATCTGGGCCAGTGATGCGAATATTGCCTGCCTGAATACTGCCGGTCGCCTCGACCTTCAATGCCACTCCGGTGTAGTCACCAAACACCACATCGCCATCCGCGAAAATAATCGGGTCGTAGAAACTGACAATGTTGCCAGGGCCACCCGCTAGATTTAGAAACTGCAAACTCCCGCCACTGTCAAAATGAGCATCCCCAGAAATCACCCCATCACTGATGAGGGTGAGGTCGCCCCCACTGACGAAAGGTGTTTGTTCCAGGTGCTGCAGCGTCCAAATATCAACCCCTTGATTGCCCTGAATGGTTAAATCGCCTCCAGTCCTGGCCACAAAAGCGTCTGTCGCCGTATCCCGAATTGTGACGGTGTCTTGAGCCTGCAGCATCAAATCTTGACCCGCTAGCACCTGGCCTTCCAAATACAGGTCATTTCCCAGAAGCGTCAAGTCTTGACCTGCCTCCAAAATTCCAGTGCTGGTGATATCTCCTTGGGGTGGGTCATTAAACTGCACCCCCAACGGCACGCTTACACTCAACAGCTCATTCCCCGTTGGCATAGCGCTAAACTCACTGCCATCGGCAAAGGTAAAGCTGTTGGCGGTACTGGTGATAAAAGAACCGCTGACATCTAGCCGGGCATTGGGGCCAAAGATCACCCCATTGGGATTTAGCAAGAACAGGTTGGCAGCACCGTCAACGCCCAGCAGGCCATCGATATTCGAGACATTGCTGCCGGTTACCCGACTGAGGATATTTTCGATGCCGATGGGGTTTGCAAAATATACTGACTGCCCCGTGTTGACATTGAAATCGGCAAAGCTGTGAAAGAGATTCGCCCCTCGGGTGGCCCCCCCTTCAATCAGGTCAGCCGGTAGCCCTTGCACGGTAGCTTCTGGGGTGACGATGGAGCTTTCTGCCCCCAGGCTATTGTCTGGAATTAATTGGGCAACCCCTGGAACAGGAAACAAAGCACTATAGCCCAATAGCGTGATTGAACCCCCTACCACCCCAGTTAGAACGCTGGCGGTACGTCTGCTGTCCCATTCCTTCATGCCCTAGTCGCCTCAAAGCATATGCGTCAAGAAAAATTGTTTTAGCACCCTTGCGGATTCTATCCGAAGATTTTCCAAGTCGTCGGAGAATTACAGCGCCAGCACACAGCAAATTCACCGAAACTTCTCGTAATTTTCATCTAAGGCGATTCCAAGAAGACTATACCCATCTCGTTGGGCAGGTTTAGCTAGAACCCCATGCACGTAACCGATAGAGGGGTGAAAAACCTGCCAGTACCGACATTTTGTTAGCGAGAAATCGTCTATAGCGGTATGCAGGCTAATCAAGCACACCCTAGACCCCAAACCCTAGACCCTGTCTTGACCCGGATGTACTGGACTCAACTGAACAAGGCTATAAGTCTGTTGGATGGGGCGGTCGTTGAATGGTTGTGCAGCTCCGTAGCTTAAGAAAGCCAAAGATCTTTGAAATAGGGTTGCGGAATTTACCCAATATTCATGTAAGTGAACTTACCCAAAACTCAGTTAGATTTTTTGGTCTGAGGGGTGAAGACTGAGTTAGGTTTTAACCATTTTTCACCCGAGTTTTCCTGTAGAGAGCTGTAAAACTGTTCTGAGCTGCTGAACTTGCGCAAGATCTATTCACGATGAACCTATTTCAAGACGCCTTCATTTCCTATGGTCGGGCTGACAGCCGCGACTTTGCCGCTAAGCTTAATCAGCGGCTGACTGAAGAAGGGTTAGAAGTTTGGTTCGATTTTGATGACATCCCCCTGGGGGTGGACTATCAAAAACAAATTGATGACGGTATTGATAAGGCTGATAACATCCTCTTTGTTATTTCGCCCCATTCCGTCAACTCTCCGTACTGCGGTTTGGAAGTGGATCTGGCCATCAAGCGCGGCAAGCGCATTATTCCTTTGCTGCACGTTGAGGAAATTAGCCACGATACCTGGCAGCACCGTAACCCCCACGGCACGGCGGCTGACTGGGAAGCCTACAAAGCGGCTGGCAAACATTCCAGCTTTCCCAACATGCATCCTGTGATTAGTAAAATCAACTGGGTGTATTTTCGGGAAGGCATTGATGACTTTGAGCAGTCTTTACAGAGCCTCTTAGAGCTCTTTAAGCGAGATCAGCTCTATGTTCATCAACATACAATTCTTCTGAATCAAGCTCTGAAGTGGAAGCAAGACAATCGGCTAGCACAGGATCTGTTGGTGGAAGCGCCTTTGAAAAAGGCAGAAGCCTGGTTGCAGACTCGTTTTCGAGACCGACAGCCACCCTGCACCCCGACTAAACTGCATTGCCAATTCATTACAGAAAGCCTCAAGAATGCTAATGATGGCATGACTGAGGTTTTCTTGAGCCATGCTGAAGAAGATCGAGATACCCTGGAGGCCATTTACGAATCCTTGACTCGGGCGGGCTTGACCGTTTGGACTAGCTGGCAAGACATCCAAACCGGGGCGGATTTTCAAGCAGCCATTGAGCACGGTATTGAAGCTGCCGATAACCTCATTTACCTGATCTCACCGGATTCGTTGCGATCGCCCTGGTGTCAGCGGGAAATTGCCTATGGGCGATCGCTCAATAAGCGGATTATTCCCATTCTGATTAAGCCGATTGATCTAGAAAACATCCCTGAAGATTTGCAAAAACTTCAGTTTATTAACCTGACCGATAATCAACAGGCGGTAGATTATCTCTCGGATGAACAAGACTTGCTCAACGTTCTGAATCAAGATGCGGCTTACTACCGAGCCCACAAATTATTGCTGGTAAAAGCACTCAAATGGGAACGACAACTCCGTAATCCTAGTATTTTGCTCCGGGGATATGCCCTCCGCCTCACCGAAGCCTGGCTCAAGGTGGCTCACAAGCATGCCTCCCACCGTCCCTTGGCGATCCAAGAAGAATTTGTTCAAGAAAGTCTGAACCAACCGTCAGATGTCCGGCTGAATGTGTTTGTGGCCAGTGATTCCAAGGATTTAGAATTTGCCAGAAAGCTCAACGAAACCTTGCAAATTCAAGGAGAACAAACCTGGTTCGAGCCGGATAAAACCGCCCTGGGGTCAGATTATGCAACCGAGATGAAAGAGGGGATTGAAAGGGCAGAAAACTTTATCTTTGTGGTTTCCCATGAGGCGCTAGCGGACACAACCCTGTTGGAAGGATTACAGATTGCCCAGAGTCTTTCCAAACGAATTATTGCCGTTTCTTATCAAACCCTAGAGCAATCGGAAGTTCCCTCCACCCTGGCGCAAAGTCCCTGGGTCGACTTCAATACTGGGGAAGATTTCATGAGCAGCTTTGGGACGCTGTATCGCATCCTGAAAAGCCATCCTCAGCACATTCAAGCCCATACCCGGCTGTTGATCCGAGCCTTAGCCTGGGAGCAGGCAGACCGAGATGACAGTGCCCTGCTGCGGGGCAAGGAACTCACTCGGGCAGAGCAGTGGCTCAAACAGGCGCAAACCCAAACGCCAAAACCCTCCGACCTGCAGTTGGCGTATCTAACCAGTAGCCGTGAGCTGTCTTTTCGCAAGGTGAAGCCCCGATCGGTGGTGGGGCTGAGCGTGGGGACAACCTTATTGGTGTTGGTGGCTCGCATCCTCGGGCTGCTGCAGGGCTTTGAACTGTTCGCTTATGATCACCTGCTTCGGCAGCGCCCTGCCGAAGCCCCAGACGATCGCTTTTTAATGGTCACCGTTGACGACAAGAGCGGTTCTTTTGTGCGAGAGGGCTTGATTGAAGGTCGGTATGAACCCAGCATTGGCACCATTCCCGATGATGCTCTTGACCAAGCGCTGACGGTGTTGACCGATAACCAAGCACGGCTCATTGGCCTAGACTTTTATCGAGATTTTCCGGCCAGTGAGCGTTTGGCCGCAACCTTGGAGGACACCGACAATTTAGTCACCGTTTGCAAGGCCAGCTACGAAGGCAGCGGGGTTCACAAAGCGCCAGAAATTCCGATCGAGCAGGTTGGCTTCAGCGATTTAGTGCCAGATCCCTCTGATGGCACCACCTATGTCCGTCGCCATTACCTCATGCAGGGAGCCGATCCCGAATT is drawn from Leptolyngbya sp. SIO1E4 and contains these coding sequences:
- a CDS encoding TIR domain-containing protein, with the protein product MNLFQDAFISYGRADSRDFAAKLNQRLTEEGLEVWFDFDDIPLGVDYQKQIDDGIDKADNILFVISPHSVNSPYCGLEVDLAIKRGKRIIPLLHVEEISHDTWQHRNPHGTAADWEAYKAAGKHSSFPNMHPVISKINWVYFREGIDDFEQSLQSLLELFKRDQLYVHQHTILLNQALKWKQDNRLAQDLLVEAPLKKAEAWLQTRFRDRQPPCTPTKLHCQFITESLKNANDGMTEVFLSHAEEDRDTLEAIYESLTRAGLTVWTSWQDIQTGADFQAAIEHGIEAADNLIYLISPDSLRSPWCQREIAYGRSLNKRIIPILIKPIDLENIPEDLQKLQFINLTDNQQAVDYLSDEQDLLNVLNQDAAYYRAHKLLLVKALKWERQLRNPSILLRGYALRLTEAWLKVAHKHASHRPLAIQEEFVQESLNQPSDVRLNVFVASDSKDLEFARKLNETLQIQGEQTWFEPDKTALGSDYATEMKEGIERAENFIFVVSHEALADTTLLEGLQIAQSLSKRIIAVSYQTLEQSEVPSTLAQSPWVDFNTGEDFMSSFGTLYRILKSHPQHIQAHTRLLIRALAWEQADRDDSALLRGKELTRAEQWLKQAQTQTPKPSDLQLAYLTSSRELSFRKVKPRSVVGLSVGTTLLVLVARILGLLQGFELFAYDHLLRQRPAEAPDDRFLMVTVDDKSGSFVREGLIEGRYEPSIGTIPDDALDQALTVLTDNQARLIGLDFYRDFPASERLAATLEDTDNLVTVCKASYEGSGVHKAPEIPIEQVGFSDLVPDPSDGTTYVRRHYLMQGADPEFCETSTSLSLSLANRYLEQEGVTFSNPEKPEGGFSSNSLQLGELTVPNLNLLRGPYYPSGLDLTLFDGYQTLVNFRAAPHPETGKKDPNHFAAVVSLEDILTGAVSQELIENRIVLIGYTDYADRNADYWETPHGEMPGVFVQGQMASQLISAVLDERSLVRWWPFGQEVLWIFAWAVAGGVIVRQVMRLPRLAAATTLGIGILYGSCFAAMVYGTLWIPLVPPLATFALTAGSVATLNYRLRKP